The proteins below are encoded in one region of Manis javanica isolate MJ-LG chromosome 8, MJ_LKY, whole genome shotgun sequence:
- the TPM1 gene encoding tropomyosin alpha-1 chain isoform X13 — MDAIKKKMQMLKLDKENALDRAEQAEADKKAAEDRSKQLEDELVSLQKKLKGTEDELDKYSEALKDAQEKLELAEKKATDAEADVASLNRRIQLVEEELDRAQERLATALQKLEEAEKAADESERGMKVIESRAQKDEEKMEIQEIQLKEAKHIAEDADRKYEEVARKLVIIESDLERAEERAELSESKCAELEEELKTVTNNLKSLEAQAEKYSQKEDKYEEEIKVLSDKLKEAETRAEFAERSVTKLEKSIDDLEDQLYQQLEQNRRLTNQLKLALNED, encoded by the exons ATGGACGCCATCAAGAAGAAGATGCAGATGCTGAAGCTCGACAAGGAGAACGCCTTGGATCGAGCCGAGCAGGCGGAAGCCGATAAGAAGGCAGCGGAGGACAGAAGCAAACAG CTGGAAGATGAGCTGGTGTCGCTGCAAAAGAAACTCAAGGGCACCGAAGATGAACTGGACAAATACTCTGAGGCTCTCAAAGATGCCCAGGAGAAGCTGGAGCTGGCAGAGAAAAAGGCCACCGAC GCTGAAGCCGATGTAGCGTCTCTGAACAGACGCATCCAGCTGGTTGAGGAAGAGTTGGATCGTGCCCAAGAGCGTCTGGCAACAGCTTTGCAGAAGCTGGAGGAGGCCGAGAAGGCAGCAGATGAGAGTGAGAG AGGCATGAAAGTCATTGAAAGCCGAGCCCAAAAGGatgaggagaaaatggaaattcaggAGATCCAGCTGAAAGAGGCCAAGCACATTGCTGAAGATGCCGACCGCAAGTATGAAGAG GTAGCCCGTAAGCTGGTCATCATTGAGAGCGACCTGGAACGTGCAGAGGAGCGGGCCGAGCTCTCAGAAAG CAAATGTGCCGAGCTTGAAGAAGAATTGAAAACTGTGACGAACAACTTGAAGTCACTGGAGGCTCAGGCTGAGAAG TACTCGCAGAAGGAAGACAAATACGAGGAAGAAATCAAGGTCCTTTCGGACAAGCTGAAGGAG GCTGAGACTCGGGCAGAGTTTGCAGAGAGGTCTGTAACGAAATTGGAGAAAAGCATTGATGACTTAGAAG
- the TPM1 gene encoding tropomyosin alpha-1 chain isoform X4, with amino-acid sequence MDAIKKKMQMLKLDKENALDRAEQAEADKKAAEDRSKQLEDELVSLQKKLKGTEDELDKYSEALKDAQEKLELAEKKATDAEADVASLNRRIQLVEEELDRAQERLATALQKLEEAEKAADESERGMKVIESRAQKDEEKMEIQEIQLKEAKHIAEDADRKYEEVARKLVIIESDLERAEERAELSESKCAELEEELKTVTNNLKSLEAQAEKYSQKEDKYEEEIKVLSDKLKEAETRAEFAERSVTKLEKSIDDLEDELYAQKLKYKAISEELDHALNDMTSI; translated from the exons ATGGACGCCATCAAGAAGAAGATGCAGATGCTGAAGCTCGACAAGGAGAACGCCTTGGATCGAGCCGAGCAGGCGGAAGCCGATAAGAAGGCAGCGGAGGACAGAAGCAAACAG CTGGAAGATGAGCTGGTGTCGCTGCAAAAGAAACTCAAGGGCACCGAAGATGAACTGGACAAATACTCTGAGGCTCTCAAAGATGCCCAGGAGAAGCTGGAGCTGGCAGAGAAAAAGGCCACCGAC GCTGAAGCCGATGTAGCGTCTCTGAACAGACGCATCCAGCTGGTTGAGGAAGAGTTGGATCGTGCCCAAGAGCGTCTGGCAACAGCTTTGCAGAAGCTGGAGGAGGCCGAGAAGGCAGCAGATGAGAGTGAGAG AGGCATGAAAGTCATTGAAAGCCGAGCCCAAAAGGatgaggagaaaatggaaattcaggAGATCCAGCTGAAAGAGGCCAAGCACATTGCTGAAGATGCCGACCGCAAGTATGAAGAG GTAGCCCGTAAGCTGGTCATCATTGAGAGCGACCTGGAACGTGCAGAGGAGCGGGCCGAGCTCTCAGAAAG CAAATGTGCCGAGCTTGAAGAAGAATTGAAAACTGTGACGAACAACTTGAAGTCACTGGAGGCTCAGGCTGAGAAG TACTCGCAGAAGGAAGACAAATACGAGGAAGAAATCAAGGTCCTTTCGGACAAGCTGAAGGAG GCTGAGACTCGGGCAGAGTTTGCAGAGAGGTCTGTAACGAAATTGGAGAAAAGCATTGATGACTTAGAAG
- the TPM1 gene encoding tropomyosin alpha-1 chain isoform X16 has protein sequence MDAIKKKMQMLKLDKENALDRAEQAEADKKAAEDRSKQFEEDIAAKEKLLRVSEDERDRVLEELHKAEDSLLAADEAAAKAEADVASLNRRIQLVEEELDRAQERLATALQKLEEAEKAADESERGMKVIESRAQKDEEKMEIQEIQLKEAKHIAEDADRKYEEVARKLVIIESDLERAEERAELSESQVRQLEEQLRIMDQTLKALMAAEDKYSQKEDKYEEEIKVLSDKLKEAETRAEFAERSVTKLEKSIDDLEDQLYQQLEQNRRLTNQLKLALNED, from the exons ATGGACGCCATCAAGAAGAAGATGCAGATGCTGAAGCTCGACAAGGAGAACGCCTTGGATCGAGCCGAGCAGGCGGAAGCCGATAAGAAGGCAGCGGAGGACAGAAGCAAACAG TTCGAGGAAGACATCGCAGCGAAGGAGAAGCTGCTGCGGGTGTCGGAGGACGAGCGGGACCGGGTGCTGGAGGAGCTGCACAAGGCGGAGGACAGCCTCCTGGCCGCCGATGAGGCCGCCGCCAAG GCTGAAGCCGATGTAGCGTCTCTGAACAGACGCATCCAGCTGGTTGAGGAAGAGTTGGATCGTGCCCAAGAGCGTCTGGCAACAGCTTTGCAGAAGCTGGAGGAGGCCGAGAAGGCAGCAGATGAGAGTGAGAG AGGCATGAAAGTCATTGAAAGCCGAGCCCAAAAGGatgaggagaaaatggaaattcaggAGATCCAGCTGAAAGAGGCCAAGCACATTGCTGAAGATGCCGACCGCAAGTATGAAGAG GTAGCCCGTAAGCTGGTCATCATTGAGAGCGACCTGGAACGTGCAGAGGAGCGGGCCGAGCTCTCAGAAAG CCAAGTTCGACAGCTGGAAGAACAATTAAGAATAATGGATCAGACCTTGAAAGCATTAATGGCTGCAGAGGATAAG TACTCGCAGAAGGAAGACAAATACGAGGAAGAAATCAAGGTCCTTTCGGACAAGCTGAAGGAG GCTGAGACTCGGGCAGAGTTTGCAGAGAGGTCTGTAACGAAATTGGAGAAAAGCATTGATGACTTAGAAG
- the TPM1 gene encoding tropomyosin alpha-1 chain isoform X11, with translation MDAIKKKMQMLKLDKENALDRAEQAEADKKAAEDRSKQFEEDIAAKEKLLRVSEDERDRVLEELHKAEDSLLAADEAAAKAEADVASLNRRIQLVEEELDRAQERLATALQKLEEAEKAADESERGMKVIESRAQKDEEKMEIQEIQLKEAKHIAEDADRKYEEVARKLVIIESDLERAEERAELSESQVRQLEEQLRIMDQTLKALMAAEDKYSQKEDKYEEEIKVLSDKLKEAETRAEFAERSVTKLEKSIDDLEDELYAQKLKYKAISEELDHALNDMTSM, from the exons ATGGACGCCATCAAGAAGAAGATGCAGATGCTGAAGCTCGACAAGGAGAACGCCTTGGATCGAGCCGAGCAGGCGGAAGCCGATAAGAAGGCAGCGGAGGACAGAAGCAAACAG TTCGAGGAAGACATCGCAGCGAAGGAGAAGCTGCTGCGGGTGTCGGAGGACGAGCGGGACCGGGTGCTGGAGGAGCTGCACAAGGCGGAGGACAGCCTCCTGGCCGCCGATGAGGCCGCCGCCAAG GCTGAAGCCGATGTAGCGTCTCTGAACAGACGCATCCAGCTGGTTGAGGAAGAGTTGGATCGTGCCCAAGAGCGTCTGGCAACAGCTTTGCAGAAGCTGGAGGAGGCCGAGAAGGCAGCAGATGAGAGTGAGAG AGGCATGAAAGTCATTGAAAGCCGAGCCCAAAAGGatgaggagaaaatggaaattcaggAGATCCAGCTGAAAGAGGCCAAGCACATTGCTGAAGATGCCGACCGCAAGTATGAAGAG GTAGCCCGTAAGCTGGTCATCATTGAGAGCGACCTGGAACGTGCAGAGGAGCGGGCCGAGCTCTCAGAAAG CCAAGTTCGACAGCTGGAAGAACAATTAAGAATAATGGATCAGACCTTGAAAGCATTAATGGCTGCAGAGGATAAG TACTCGCAGAAGGAAGACAAATACGAGGAAGAAATCAAGGTCCTTTCGGACAAGCTGAAGGAG GCTGAGACTCGGGCAGAGTTTGCAGAGAGGTCTGTAACGAAATTGGAGAAAAGCATTGATGACTTAGAAG
- the TPM1 gene encoding tropomyosin alpha-1 chain isoform X19, which yields MAGSSSLEAVRRKIRSLQEQADTAEERAGSLQRELDYEKKLRETAEADVASLNRRIQLVEEELDRAQERLATALQKLEEAEKAADESERGMKVIESRAQKDEEKMEIQEIQLKEAKHIAEDADRKYEEVARKLVIIESDLERAEERAELSESKCAELEEELKTVTNNLKSLEAQAEKYSQKEDKYEEEIKVLSDKLKEAETRAEFAERSVTKLEKSIDDLEDQLYQQLEQNRRLTNQLKLALNED from the exons ATGGCCGGCAGCAGCTCGCTGGAGGCGGTGCGGAGGAAGATTCGGAGCCTGCAGGAGCAGGCGGACACCGCGGAGGAGCGCGCGGGCAGCCTGCAGCGCGAGCTGGACTATGAGAAGAAGCTGAGGGAGACC GCTGAAGCCGATGTAGCGTCTCTGAACAGACGCATCCAGCTGGTTGAGGAAGAGTTGGATCGTGCCCAAGAGCGTCTGGCAACAGCTTTGCAGAAGCTGGAGGAGGCCGAGAAGGCAGCAGATGAGAGTGAGAG AGGCATGAAAGTCATTGAAAGCCGAGCCCAAAAGGatgaggagaaaatggaaattcaggAGATCCAGCTGAAAGAGGCCAAGCACATTGCTGAAGATGCCGACCGCAAGTATGAAGAG GTAGCCCGTAAGCTGGTCATCATTGAGAGCGACCTGGAACGTGCAGAGGAGCGGGCCGAGCTCTCAGAAAG CAAATGTGCCGAGCTTGAAGAAGAATTGAAAACTGTGACGAACAACTTGAAGTCACTGGAGGCTCAGGCTGAGAAG TACTCGCAGAAGGAAGACAAATACGAGGAAGAAATCAAGGTCCTTTCGGACAAGCTGAAGGAG GCTGAGACTCGGGCAGAGTTTGCAGAGAGGTCTGTAACGAAATTGGAGAAAAGCATTGATGACTTAGAAG
- the TPM1 gene encoding tropomyosin alpha-1 chain isoform X24, translating into MAGSSSLEAVRRKIRSLQEQADTAEERAGSLQRELDYEKKLRETAEADVASLNRRIQLVEEELDRAQERLATALQKLEEAEKAADESERGMKVIESRAQKDEEKMEIQEIQLKEAKHIAEDADRKYEEVARKLVIIESDLERAEERAELSESQVRQLEEQLRIMDQTLKALMAAEDKYSQKEDKYEEEIKVLSDKLKEAETRAEFAERSVTKLEKSIDDLEDQLYQQLEQNRRLTNQLKLALNED; encoded by the exons ATGGCCGGCAGCAGCTCGCTGGAGGCGGTGCGGAGGAAGATTCGGAGCCTGCAGGAGCAGGCGGACACCGCGGAGGAGCGCGCGGGCAGCCTGCAGCGCGAGCTGGACTATGAGAAGAAGCTGAGGGAGACC GCTGAAGCCGATGTAGCGTCTCTGAACAGACGCATCCAGCTGGTTGAGGAAGAGTTGGATCGTGCCCAAGAGCGTCTGGCAACAGCTTTGCAGAAGCTGGAGGAGGCCGAGAAGGCAGCAGATGAGAGTGAGAG AGGCATGAAAGTCATTGAAAGCCGAGCCCAAAAGGatgaggagaaaatggaaattcaggAGATCCAGCTGAAAGAGGCCAAGCACATTGCTGAAGATGCCGACCGCAAGTATGAAGAG GTAGCCCGTAAGCTGGTCATCATTGAGAGCGACCTGGAACGTGCAGAGGAGCGGGCCGAGCTCTCAGAAAG CCAAGTTCGACAGCTGGAAGAACAATTAAGAATAATGGATCAGACCTTGAAAGCATTAATGGCTGCAGAGGATAAG TACTCGCAGAAGGAAGACAAATACGAGGAAGAAATCAAGGTCCTTTCGGACAAGCTGAAGGAG GCTGAGACTCGGGCAGAGTTTGCAGAGAGGTCTGTAACGAAATTGGAGAAAAGCATTGATGACTTAGAAG